One region of Cydia pomonella isolate Wapato2018A chromosome 25, ilCydPomo1, whole genome shotgun sequence genomic DNA includes:
- the LOC133531452 gene encoding uncharacterized protein LOC133531452: MATTFIGNLSHFDHNTQEWEIFSSRLKQFIVLNQIKDEMRQAVLLTHLHDDTYRLLKNLVYPSKVEEVGYDELLRVLDGHFTPKRCTFADKTKFYEAMRDVGESVEKWAARIRGLAVHCEFGNSLDMLLRDKFVLGLRAGKERERLFEQDATTLTLAKAMELAQQTECAQKARADAVAVAVKQEPVYRAGAQPSAGRRDPEARTCSVCGMRSHDESRCRYKSYRCQLCGEKGHLKKVCTSKKQSKSRVNNVEATEFSVEGGDCDNCKECKLLSLRSYN, from the exons atggCTACTACTTTTATCGGAAATTTAAGTCATTTTGACCATAACACCCAAGAATGGGAAATTTTCAGTAGTCGTTTGAAGCAGTTCATTGTTTTAAACCAAATTAAAGATGAGATGAGACAGGCAGTGCTACTGACACATCTGCATGACGATACATACCGGCTGTTGAAGAACCTTGTGTACCCGAGTAAGGTAGAAGAGGTCGGGTACGACGAGTTGTTGAGGGTGCTCGACGGTCATTTTACTCCGAAGAGGTGTACCTTCGCTGATAAGACCAAATTCTACGAGGCTATGCGTGACGTGGGGGAGAGTGTCGAGAAGTGGGCGGCTAGGATCAGAGGACTCGCCGTACACTGCGAGTTTGGAAACTCGCTGGACATGCTGCTGCGGGACAAGTTCGTGCTGGGGCTACGCGCCGGCAAGGAGCGCGAGCGACTCTTCGAGCAGGACGCCACCACGCTCACGCTGGCGAAGGCGATGGAGCTGGCACAGCAGACGGAGTGCGCGCAGAAGGCACGCGCCGATGCAGTGGCCGTGGCCGTGAAGCAGGAGCCGGTGTACCGGGCGGGCGCGCAGCCGTCCGCCGGCCGCCGGGACCCCGAGGCGAGGACCTGCTCGGTGTGCGGTATGAGGAGCCACGACGAGAGTAGGTGCCGATATAAGTCCTACCGGTGCCAGCTGTGTGGTGAAAAGGGACACCTCAAGAAAGTGTGTACTTCCAAGAAGCAGTCCAAGAGTCGTGTGAACAATGTTGAAGCGACAGAGTTCTCGGTAGAAGGTGGGGACTGCGATAATTGCAAGGAGTGTAAACTTCTAAGTTTAAG GTCTTACAATTAA